One genomic window of Cricetulus griseus strain 17A/GY chromosome 3, alternate assembly CriGri-PICRH-1.0, whole genome shotgun sequence includes the following:
- the Has3 gene encoding hyaluronan synthase 3 — translation MPVPLTTALRVVGTSLFALVVLGGILAAYVTGYQFIHTEKHYLSFGLYGAILGLHLLIQSLFAFLEHRRMRKAGRPLKLHCSQRQRSVALCIAAYQEDPEYLRKCLRSAQRIAFPNLKVVMVVDGNRQEDAYMLDIFHEVLGGTDQAGFFVWRSNFHEAGEGETEASLQEGMERVRAVVWTSTFSCIMQKWGGKREVMYTAFKALGNSVDYIQVCDSDTVLDPACTMEMLRVLEEDPQVGGVGGDVQILNKYDSWISFLSSVRYWMAFNVERACQSYFGCVQCISGPLGMYRNSLLQQFLEDWYHQKFLGSKCSFGDDRHLTNRVLSLGYRTKYTARSKCLTETPTKYLRWLNQQTRWSKSYFREWLYNSLWFHKHHLWMTYESVVTGFFPFFLIATVIQLFYRGRIWNILLFLLTVQLVGIIKATYACFLRGNAEMIFMSLYSLLYMSSLLPAKIFAIATINKSGWGTSGRKTIVVNFIGLIPVSIWVAVLLGGLAYTAYCQDLFSETELAFLVSGAILYGCYWVALLMLYLAIIARRCGKKPEQCSLAFAEV, via the exons ATGCCGGTGCCGCTGACTACAGCCCTGCGTGTGGTGGGCACCAGTCTGTTTGCCCTGGTGGTACTAGGGGGCATCCTGGCAGCCTATGTGACAGGCTACCAGTTTATCCACACAGAAAAGCACTACCTATCCTTTGGCCTCTACGGTGCCATCCTGGGTCTACATCTGCTAATCCAGAGCCTGTTTGCCTTCCTGGAGCACCGGCGCATGCGCAAGGCAGGGCGCCCACTGAAGCTGCACTGCTCTCAGAGGCAGCGTTCGGTAGCACTCTGCATTGCTGCCTACCAAGAGGACCCTGAGTACTTGCGCAAGTGCCTGCGTTCAGCTCAGCGCATCGCCTTTCCAAACCTCAAGGTGGTCATGGTAGTGGATGGCAATCGCCAGGAAGATGCCTACATGCTAGACATCTTCCATGAGGTGCTGGGAGGCACTGATCAAGCTGGCTTCTTTGTGTGGCGTAGCAATTTCCATGAGGcgggagaaggagagacagaggccagcctgcaGGAAGGCATGGAGCGTGTACGAGCTGTAGTGTGGACCAGCACCTTCTCATGTATCATGCAGAAATGGGGAGGCAAGCGTGAAGTCATGTACACAGCCTTCAAGGCCCTTGGCAACTCAGTGGACTACATTCAG GTGTGTGACTCTGACACTGTGCTGGACCCAGCTTGCACCATGGAGATGCTTCGAGTCTTGGAAGAAGATCCTCAAGTAGGGGGTGTTGGAGGAGATGTCCAA ATCCTCAACAAATATGATTCGTGGATCTCCTTCCTGAGCAGTGTGAGGTACTGGATGGCCTTCAACGTGGAGCGGGCCTGCCAGTCCTACTTTGGCTGTGTGCAATGTATCAGTGGGCCTTTGGGCATGTACCGAAACAGCCTCCTTCAGCAGTTCCTGGAGGACTGGTACCATCAGAAGTTCTTAGGCAGCAAGTGCAGCTTTGGCGATGATAGGCACCTTACCAACCGAGTCCTGAGTCTTGGGTACCGGACTAAGTATACAGCACGCTCTAAGTGCCTCACAGAGACCCCCACTAAATACCTCCGATGGCTTAACCAGCAGACCCGCTGGAGTAAGTCTTACTTCCGGGAATGGCTCTATAATTCTCTGTGGTTCCATAAGCACCACCTCTGGATGACCTATGAATCAGTGGTCACAGGCTTCTTCCCATTCTTCCTCATTGCCACAGTCATACAACTTTTCTACCGAGGTCGCATCTGGAACATTCTCCTCTTCCTGCTGACGGTGCAGCTGGTTGGCATTATCAAGGCTACCTATGCCTGCTTCCTTCGAGGCAATGCAGAGATGATCTTTATGTCTCTCTACTCCCTTCTCTATATGTCCAGTCTCTTGCCAGCCAAGATCTTTGCCATTGCTACCATCAACAAGTCTGGCTGGGGCACTTCTGGCCGAAAAACCATTGTAGTGAACTTCATTGGCCTAATCCCTGTGTCCATCTGGGTGGCAGTTCTTCTAGGGGGCCTAGCCTACACAGCTTATTGCCAGGACCTGTTCAGTGAGACTGAGCTAGCCTTCCTAGTCTCTGGGGCCATCCTGTATGGCTGCTACTGGGTGGCCCTCCTCATGCTTTATCTGGCCATTATTGCCCGGAGGTGTGGGAAAAAGCCAGAGCAGTGCAGCCTGGCTTTTGCTGAGGTGTGA